The following proteins come from a genomic window of Sorghum bicolor cultivar BTx623 chromosome 3, Sorghum_bicolor_NCBIv3, whole genome shotgun sequence:
- the LOC8072360 gene encoding salicylate carboxymethyltransferase has product MEHERLLATSSAVVVCMNGSQQGNMSYANNSGIQRAIASLTKKARQDMAAALYRARGFPASMSIADLGCGTGPNALLLVSDAVEAVLAAAKATGDDGEVLAPPELHVFLNDLPNNDFNAVFRLLPSSPLSGSGCLVSAWPGSFYGRILPEASLDYVVSSSSLHYLSQTPTMKKTVSRGRVYMSAGCPAAVLDAYRAQLETDFSAFLRCRAAEMRPRGLLLLTFVARRTTSPTEHDCYLWDVLAAALMDLAAAGLIDEEQVHAFNLPIYTPCPDDLLDVVSKEGSFTITTMHFFRFLALKIPHFTKDKDEDELPRWLAMEAANCLRAFLEPTLQVHFGRAAMDELFCRYCLLLEVYYRNKATKNEEDVTNVFLVLEKKQH; this is encoded by the exons ATGGAGCATGAGAGGCTTCTTGCAACGTCGTCAGCTGTTGTGGTGTGCATGAACGGCAGCCAACAGGGAAACATGAGCTACGCTAATAACTCAGGTATCCAGAGGGCAATCGCATCGCTGACGAAGAAGGCGAGGCAGGacatggcggcggcgctgtaccGCGCCCGCGGCTTCCCGGCCTCCATGTCCATCGCGGACCTGGGCTGCGGCACCGGGCCCAACGCGCTGCTCTTGGTTTCCGACGCCGTTGAGGCCGTGCTGGCGGCGGCGAAGGCCACGGGCGACGACGGGGAGGTGCTGGCGCCGCCTGAGCTGCACGTCTTCCTGAACGACCTCCCGAACAACGACTTCAACGCCGTCTTCCGGCTGCTGCCGTCGTCACCTCTCTCAGGAAGCGGCTGCCTCGTGTCAGCCTGGCCGGGGTCCTTCTACGGCCGCATCTTGCCGGAGGCAAGCCTGGACTACGTCGTCTCCTCCAGCAGCCTACACTACCTCTCGCAG ACACCCACGATGAAGAAGACGGTGAGCAGGGGACGTGTGTACATGTCGGCGGGCTGCCCTGCGGCGGTGCTGGACGCGTACCGAGCGCAGTTGGAGACTGACTTCTCCGCCTTCCTTCGTTGCCGCGCAGCGGAGATGAGGCcccgcggcctcctcctcctcacctTCGTCGCCAGGAGGACCACCTCCCCCACCGAGCACGACTGCTACCTCTGGGACGTTCTCGCCGCTGCCCTCATGGACCTGGCCGCCGCCGGACTCATCGACGAGGAACAAGTCCACGCTTTCAACTTGCCTATCTACACACCCTGTCCCGACGATCTCCTTGACGTCGTCTCCAAAGAAGGCTCCTTTACCATCACTACAATGCACTTCTTCCGGTTCTTAGCTCTCAAGATTCCTCACTTTACTAAAGACAAAGACGAGGACGAGTTACCGCGGTGGCTAGCGATGGAGGCCGCAAACTGTTTGAGGGCGTTCCTAGAACCCACGCTACAGGTGCACTTCGGTCGTGCCGCCATGGACGAACTCTTCTGCAGGTACTGCCTCCTACTCGAGGTCTACTATCGCAATAAAGCCACCAAAAACGAGGAGGACGTCACCAATGTCTTCCTCGTCTTGGAGAAGAAACAACACTAG